A single genomic interval of Stieleria maiorica harbors:
- a CDS encoding alpha-amylase family glycosyl hydrolase: MSDTVDPVVTITSLNDQDAVGGRVDIAADASDNVAVAEVAFYKDDTLVKSDTESPYSAGFDFNADAPDQTYQIKVVAKDTSGNESTAAVEVRKPKHSFQPPGSTLNGNGVFFKVWAPHANKVALIGDFNQWDRSDHLLWNTGGWWFGFEPGANAGHKYKYAINGTIDRPDPYGRQMEHSAGASIIVSKDTFNWTDGQWKTPRFENMIIYELHVGTFVGKNDGQDYPGNFQNLLTKLDYIKGLGVNMIEILPVHETPGPDHPNPTPYLGYAPTGLFAIESSYSSRNAPSYQELKAVVDAAHSKGLGVIMDVVYNHFSTNGGRDNWYWDYDGDSEGNDGGIYFDNQHTQWGIAPDWDRNEVRDYIKQNCRYWLNEFHLDGLRWDATTEIKNKPGGWDAMRDIVWSMRQEFPSKIMICENLPYESEMVRSGNFHSGWWVELHHKIEKAFKAETEANLSDVRHGINGGDYADSTQRVIFAMSHDECRNGNAYLISEFGGRGSWHAHAKSRAAAAISLLSPGIPMIWQGEEFAQDGWFDDNYDHAVDWKYERDSDGWKMKELYKHTIQLRWDSDAIRRGSLEWTHEDTNNKVVAFRRDWGDDHILVVINFSPTNFTNRSYGVRAGLDGQWTQVLCSQDARFGGWDGAGNAFYEPTVQADGKLYLNVPKFSVIAMRRK; this comes from the coding sequence ATGTCCGACACCGTGGATCCGGTGGTCACGATCACGTCTTTGAATGACCAGGACGCCGTGGGCGGCAGGGTCGACATCGCCGCCGACGCCAGTGACAACGTCGCGGTGGCCGAGGTGGCGTTTTATAAAGATGACACACTGGTCAAATCCGACACGGAAAGCCCCTACTCCGCCGGGTTTGATTTTAATGCCGATGCGCCCGATCAAACCTACCAGATCAAGGTTGTCGCGAAAGACACTTCCGGAAACGAGTCCACCGCGGCAGTTGAGGTTCGCAAACCCAAACACAGCTTCCAGCCACCGGGTAGCACGCTCAACGGCAACGGGGTGTTTTTCAAAGTTTGGGCGCCTCACGCGAATAAGGTGGCGTTGATCGGCGATTTCAACCAATGGGATCGCAGCGACCATCTGCTGTGGAACACAGGCGGCTGGTGGTTCGGGTTTGAGCCCGGTGCCAACGCGGGGCACAAGTATAAGTACGCGATCAATGGAACGATCGATCGCCCCGATCCCTATGGCCGCCAAATGGAACATTCCGCCGGCGCCTCCATCATCGTGTCAAAGGACACGTTCAATTGGACCGATGGCCAGTGGAAAACGCCTCGGTTTGAAAACATGATCATCTATGAGCTTCATGTCGGGACGTTCGTGGGCAAGAACGACGGCCAAGACTATCCGGGTAACTTTCAAAACCTTTTGACCAAGCTGGATTACATCAAAGGCCTGGGTGTCAACATGATCGAAATCCTGCCGGTCCACGAAACACCCGGTCCAGACCATCCCAATCCGACGCCCTACCTGGGCTATGCCCCGACGGGATTGTTTGCGATCGAATCGAGCTACTCCAGTCGCAACGCGCCGTCCTACCAGGAACTGAAAGCGGTCGTGGATGCCGCCCATTCCAAAGGGTTGGGTGTCATCATGGATGTGGTTTACAACCACTTCAGCACCAACGGCGGACGTGACAACTGGTATTGGGACTACGACGGTGACAGTGAAGGAAACGACGGCGGGATTTACTTCGACAACCAGCACACTCAATGGGGAATCGCACCGGACTGGGACCGTAACGAAGTCCGCGACTACATCAAACAGAATTGCCGTTATTGGTTGAATGAATTTCATCTGGACGGCTTGCGCTGGGATGCGACGACGGAGATCAAGAACAAGCCCGGTGGTTGGGACGCGATGCGAGACATCGTCTGGAGCATGCGCCAAGAGTTTCCCAGCAAGATCATGATCTGCGAAAACTTGCCCTATGAAAGTGAAATGGTACGCTCGGGCAATTTCCATTCCGGCTGGTGGGTCGAATTGCACCACAAGATCGAAAAAGCCTTCAAAGCGGAGACGGAAGCGAATCTGAGTGACGTCCGGCACGGCATCAACGGGGGCGACTACGCAGACTCGACCCAGCGAGTGATTTTCGCGATGTCGCATGATGAGTGTCGCAACGGCAATGCGTACCTGATTTCGGAGTTCGGCGGACGCGGCAGCTGGCATGCCCACGCCAAATCACGGGCTGCGGCGGCAATCAGTTTGCTTTCGCCCGGGATCCCGATGATTTGGCAAGGCGAAGAATTTGCCCAGGACGGCTGGTTTGACGACAACTACGACCACGCCGTCGATTGGAAATACGAACGCGATTCCGACGGCTGGAAGATGAAGGAGCTGTACAAGCACACGATTCAACTGCGCTGGGACAGTGACGCCATCCGCCGAGGATCATTGGAGTGGACGCACGAAGACACCAACAACAAAGTGGTCGCTTTTCGCCGCGATTGGGGCGACGATCACATCCTGGTGGTGATCAATTTCAGCCCCACCAATTTCACCAACCGCAGCTACGGAGTCCGCGCGGGACTCGATGGCCAATGGACGCAGGTCTTGTGCAGCCAAGACGCGCGATTCGGCGGTTGGGACGGGGCGGGAAACGCGTTCTATGAACCGACGGTCCAAGCCGATGGCAAACTTTATCTGAACGTACCCAAGTTTTCCGTCATCGCGATGCGACGCAAGTAG
- a CDS encoding FAD-dependent oxidoreductase, translating into MTESKRRQFLKTAAVLGPAGLLVNRHATASDNAIPINSFPDIDRGHVLRTSGQLTESASIFQENNRAVPVAGHSQVLVCGGGPGGIAAALAAARSGATVQLLELAGCLGGVWTAGMLTKILDVSGKSGIMQEVLAALAARGSEVAKRSAGTVYDPELAKVVLEEMCVDAGVKIQLHTMVVGAVTDESNRLVAVVTESKSGRQVWTADRFIDCTGDGDLAAHAGCRFDLGFGEDCTCQPMSMMALVTGPQPEDVHEFIRETGREAKARLYKFMQDAGINPSYRAPTLRHLHSGIYSIMTNHQYGVSAFDAGAITKATIEGRREVHEIVRGLRDLGGVWKDLAVVATAEQIGIREGRRIKGRYTITSEDITTGLKHPQAVCRSKFSIDVHSLEIAGNPESIETLRARGVRQYDIPYPALVAADVDGLLMAGRCISGDFFAHASYRVTGNAVPMGEAAGQAAAASIDQGIMPHELTWSAVATETANPAPTAGQLPVTSK; encoded by the coding sequence ATGACGGAATCGAAGCGAAGACAGTTTTTGAAGACCGCGGCCGTCCTGGGGCCGGCGGGATTGCTGGTCAACCGACACGCCACCGCCAGCGACAACGCAATACCAATCAATTCGTTTCCCGACATCGACCGCGGCCACGTGCTCCGAACCAGCGGTCAACTGACCGAGTCGGCTTCGATCTTTCAAGAGAACAACCGGGCCGTCCCCGTCGCCGGACACAGCCAAGTGTTGGTCTGTGGTGGCGGGCCGGGCGGAATCGCGGCGGCATTGGCCGCCGCCCGCAGCGGCGCGACGGTCCAGTTGCTCGAATTGGCAGGCTGCTTGGGAGGCGTCTGGACGGCCGGAATGCTGACGAAAATCCTGGATGTTTCGGGTAAGTCCGGCATCATGCAGGAAGTGCTCGCGGCGTTGGCGGCCAGGGGGAGCGAGGTCGCCAAACGCTCCGCCGGAACCGTTTACGACCCGGAGCTTGCGAAGGTGGTCCTGGAAGAAATGTGTGTCGACGCCGGGGTCAAGATTCAATTGCACACCATGGTGGTCGGTGCCGTGACCGACGAAAGTAATCGCTTGGTTGCGGTGGTCACAGAATCTAAGTCGGGACGGCAGGTGTGGACCGCCGATCGGTTCATCGACTGCACCGGCGATGGCGATCTCGCGGCCCATGCGGGCTGCCGCTTTGACCTCGGGTTCGGCGAGGACTGTACTTGCCAGCCGATGTCGATGATGGCGCTGGTCACCGGCCCGCAACCCGAAGACGTGCACGAATTCATCCGCGAAACCGGACGCGAGGCCAAAGCGAGACTCTACAAATTCATGCAAGACGCCGGGATCAACCCGTCGTATCGAGCGCCCACGCTGCGTCACCTGCACAGCGGCATCTATTCGATCATGACCAATCACCAATACGGTGTCTCTGCCTTCGACGCCGGCGCGATCACCAAGGCCACGATCGAAGGCCGGCGCGAGGTCCACGAGATCGTGCGGGGGCTGCGAGACTTGGGGGGCGTTTGGAAAGACTTGGCGGTGGTCGCAACGGCCGAGCAAATCGGCATCCGCGAAGGTCGCCGCATCAAAGGGCGTTACACGATCACCAGCGAAGACATCACGACCGGGCTGAAGCATCCCCAAGCCGTCTGCCGGTCGAAGTTCTCGATCGACGTGCACTCGCTGGAAATCGCCGGAAACCCCGAGAGTATCGAAACGCTACGGGCACGCGGCGTTCGGCAATACGACATCCCCTATCCGGCACTCGTCGCCGCCGACGTGGACGGATTGCTGATGGCCGGACGCTGTATCAGCGGCGACTTCTTCGCCCACGCCAGTTACCGAGTCACCGGCAACGCCGTCCCGATGGGCGAAGCCGCCGGTCAAGCCGCCGCCGCATCCATCGACCAAGGCATCATGCCCCATGAATTGACATGGTCCGCCGTCGCTACCGAAACGGCGAATCCGGCTCCAACCGCTGGGCAGCTGCCAGTCACTTCGAAATGA
- a CDS encoding sulfatase-like hydrolase/transferase, with protein sequence MPRKVLFIIVTCCLTLLAAIARADRPNVLFIAIDDLRVELGCYGQTWVKSPHIDRLAAGGMLFERAYCQQTVCNPSRASLLTGMRPDTLRVWDLPTHFRQNVPDAVTLPELFKTNGYHTQCVGKIFHNWRQDDWKGDPRSWSVPSVLHYNSHSNDKPLVDGVVPPNLASGKGGIECRDVPDDAYFDGRVAQTAVATMRDLSRGDQPFFLAVGFWKPHRPFNAPKKYWDLYDRNDVPIPNNVQPPKDVPDLALTSARFSGGAASDALREMHHGHLAAISYLDAQVGRVLDELDALGLRDDTIVVLWSDHGLHLGEHGLTRKTTAFELDARIPLIIDAPKHPAAGRTKALVELLDLYPTLAELAGLQAPEDVEGVSLMPLLDDPSNRHHEVALTQTPRPNYPRGKLPEVMGYSIRSQQFRYTEWRDFPSKRVLARELYDHRTDPHESVNVAERDEHQSTIAELVEKLSAKLAARPTVAASRPDKPPHPLTHPTSPHMLDLVTSGSAPSQIDFANLPHLPSQHAVISDVRDRAGTWVHQHAYLTHFDDKYWAMWSDGPGVPKRGLTPQRHRNVVPGHDRPDTRVSYATSEDGLHWSEPADLSGPPRREGFGWIARGLWVREGELLALASHFNAPGYPGKGLSLEAFRWDASEVKWKDHGTVLDDTLNNFPPKRLPQGEFMMTRRDHRQQVSVMIGGDTAYDDWNIHPLASYDANGRPEEPYWYVLPDEKNLVGLIRDNGRSGRLLRTFSCDNGRTWSPIVKTNFPDATSKFFVLRTSRGYYAMVSNSNPDQRDPLTLAISADGLVFTHLFRLVGGRHVDYPHLIEHDGHLLIAFSGAKQTMEVLKVSMDDVDAAIGSP encoded by the coding sequence GTGCCCCGGAAAGTCCTGTTCATCATTGTCACCTGTTGCCTGACGCTGCTCGCGGCGATTGCCCGTGCCGACCGGCCCAATGTCTTGTTCATCGCGATCGATGATCTTCGTGTGGAACTTGGTTGTTACGGCCAAACGTGGGTGAAGTCGCCGCACATCGACCGACTGGCTGCTGGGGGCATGCTGTTTGAGCGCGCGTATTGTCAACAAACGGTCTGCAATCCGTCGCGGGCTTCGCTACTGACGGGGATGCGACCGGACACGCTGCGGGTCTGGGACCTGCCGACCCATTTTCGTCAGAACGTGCCCGATGCGGTCACTTTGCCAGAGCTGTTCAAGACCAACGGCTATCACACCCAGTGTGTCGGCAAGATCTTTCATAACTGGCGGCAGGACGATTGGAAGGGCGATCCCCGTTCGTGGAGCGTCCCATCGGTGCTGCATTACAACAGCCACTCCAATGACAAGCCACTGGTCGACGGTGTCGTGCCGCCGAACTTGGCGTCGGGCAAAGGCGGCATTGAATGTCGCGATGTTCCCGATGACGCCTACTTTGACGGGCGAGTTGCCCAGACCGCGGTCGCGACGATGCGGGATTTGAGTCGCGGCGACCAGCCGTTCTTCCTTGCCGTCGGTTTTTGGAAACCACACAGGCCCTTCAACGCGCCCAAGAAATACTGGGATCTGTACGATCGCAACGACGTGCCGATTCCCAACAACGTGCAGCCACCGAAGGACGTTCCCGACCTTGCGTTGACGAGCGCGCGATTCAGCGGAGGGGCGGCGTCGGATGCATTGCGCGAGATGCATCACGGACACCTGGCGGCGATCAGCTATTTGGATGCTCAAGTGGGCCGCGTGCTGGATGAATTGGATGCACTCGGGTTGCGAGACGACACGATCGTGGTGCTATGGTCGGACCACGGGCTGCATCTGGGTGAACACGGATTGACGCGAAAGACGACCGCGTTTGAACTCGATGCGCGGATCCCCTTGATCATCGACGCACCGAAGCATCCGGCGGCGGGACGCACCAAAGCGTTGGTTGAATTATTGGACCTGTATCCGACACTGGCCGAACTCGCCGGCTTGCAGGCCCCCGAGGACGTCGAAGGTGTCTCGCTGATGCCGCTGCTGGACGATCCGTCGAACCGCCATCATGAAGTCGCCCTGACGCAAACACCGCGTCCGAATTATCCGCGCGGAAAACTGCCCGAGGTGATGGGGTATTCGATTCGCAGCCAGCAGTTTCGCTACACCGAGTGGCGAGACTTTCCCTCCAAACGTGTGCTGGCCAGGGAACTGTACGACCATCGGACAGACCCGCACGAGAGCGTCAATGTGGCTGAGCGGGATGAGCACCAAAGCACCATCGCCGAGCTCGTGGAAAAGCTGTCGGCAAAGCTGGCCGCGCGGCCGACGGTTGCCGCCTCACGCCCCGATAAACCTCCACACCCGCTGACGCATCCGACCAGCCCACACATGCTGGACCTGGTGACCAGCGGTTCGGCCCCGTCGCAAATCGATTTTGCAAACCTGCCCCACCTTCCTTCGCAGCATGCTGTGATCAGCGACGTCCGAGATCGAGCCGGGACCTGGGTCCACCAACACGCTTACTTGACACACTTTGATGACAAGTACTGGGCGATGTGGAGCGATGGTCCGGGGGTGCCGAAACGGGGACTGACGCCGCAACGGCATCGCAACGTGGTCCCGGGGCATGACCGACCGGATACGCGTGTTTCTTACGCCACCAGTGAAGACGGACTGCATTGGAGCGAGCCCGCGGATCTGTCAGGACCGCCGCGACGTGAGGGTTTCGGCTGGATCGCGCGTGGGTTGTGGGTCCGCGAGGGCGAATTGCTTGCGTTGGCAAGTCACTTCAACGCACCGGGCTATCCCGGCAAAGGGCTCAGCCTGGAAGCGTTTCGCTGGGATGCGTCGGAGGTGAAATGGAAGGATCACGGCACCGTCTTGGATGACACGTTGAACAACTTTCCGCCCAAGCGATTGCCGCAGGGCGAGTTCATGATGACTCGTCGCGACCACCGCCAACAGGTGTCCGTGATGATCGGCGGCGACACCGCGTATGACGACTGGAACATCCATCCGCTGGCGAGCTACGACGCAAACGGTCGCCCGGAAGAACCGTATTGGTATGTGCTGCCGGATGAAAAGAACCTTGTCGGACTGATTCGCGACAACGGACGTTCGGGTCGATTGCTGCGGACGTTTTCGTGCGACAACGGACGGACGTGGAGCCCGATTGTGAAGACTAACTTCCCCGACGCGACCAGCAAATTCTTCGTGCTGCGAACGTCGCGGGGATACTATGCGATGGTCTCCAATTCAAATCCCGATCAACGTGATCCGCTGACACTCGCGATCAGTGCGGACGGGCTGGTCTTCACGCACCTATTCCGACTCGTCGGCGGTCGGCACGTCGACTATCCACACCTGATTGAACACGACGGGCACCTGCTGATCGCATTTTCCGGTGCGAAGCAAACGATGGAGGTTTTAAAGGTTTCGATGGACGATGTCGACGCGGCGATCGGTTCGCCCTAG
- a CDS encoding acetyltransferase, with product MAHFDVFNGDADGICALHQLRLAEPRESTLVTGVKRDISLLRRVTAQTGDSVTVLDISLDKNRDDLVRLLDGGVRVTYFDHHFAGEIPESENLSVQIDTAGDVCTGWLVNQHLDGAFLPWAVTALFGDNLHDAARSAARPLDLNGSQLDQLETLGTLLNYNGYGSTLDDLYFPPDQLYQKIQPYADPFEFIAADTTFQTLRDGYDSDMNRAASIDPVLKTDACAAFVFPNDSFSRRVSGVYSNQLARDNPDRAHALASLLPSGDYLVSVRAPLATKSGADELCRQFPTGGGRKAAAGINQLPGDQLQAFLDAMQKQFG from the coding sequence GTGGCCCATTTCGATGTGTTCAACGGTGATGCGGACGGTATATGCGCGTTGCATCAACTTCGCTTGGCCGAGCCGCGTGAGAGCACCTTGGTGACCGGCGTCAAACGCGACATCAGTCTGCTCCGGCGCGTCACGGCGCAGACGGGCGACAGCGTGACCGTCCTTGACATCTCGCTGGACAAGAACCGCGACGACTTGGTGCGGTTGCTCGACGGTGGCGTCCGGGTGACCTATTTCGACCACCACTTCGCCGGCGAGATCCCCGAGTCGGAAAATCTGAGCGTGCAAATCGACACGGCCGGAGACGTTTGCACGGGATGGCTGGTCAATCAACATCTCGACGGCGCCTTTCTGCCCTGGGCCGTGACGGCGCTGTTCGGTGATAATTTGCACGACGCCGCACGCAGCGCCGCACGACCACTGGACCTCAACGGGTCACAGCTCGATCAACTCGAAACGCTCGGCACGTTGCTCAATTACAACGGCTATGGCAGCACGCTGGACGATCTGTATTTCCCGCCGGACCAGCTTTATCAGAAGATCCAACCCTATGCCGACCCGTTCGAATTCATTGCCGCCGACACCACGTTCCAAACGCTTCGCGACGGATACGACAGCGACATGAATCGGGCGGCGTCGATCGATCCGGTTTTGAAAACCGACGCCTGTGCTGCATTCGTGTTTCCCAACGATTCCTTCTCGCGGCGTGTCAGCGGCGTCTACAGCAATCAACTGGCGCGAGACAACCCCGACCGGGCGCACGCCTTGGCCAGCCTGTTGCCCTCGGGCGATTATTTGGTCAGCGTCCGCGCTCCCCTGGCAACCAAATCCGGCGCCGATGAACTGTGTCGCCAATTTCCCACCGGCGGCGGACGCAAAGCCGCCGCAGGGATCAATCAATTGCCCGGCGATCAACTGCAAGCCTTCCTGGACGCCATGCAGAAACAATTCGGCTGA
- a CDS encoding GxxExxY protein, whose amino-acid sequence MEINEITGQIIDAAIKVHTHLGPGLLESAYEACLAYELRRRGLHVEVQVGLPVVYEDVKLDVGYRVDLLVNDLVIVELKSVEKMISLYDAQLSYLKLSERKIGLLINFNVTRLKDGIKRLAN is encoded by the coding sequence ATGGAAATCAACGAAATCACCGGCCAGATCATCGACGCAGCAATCAAGGTGCACACGCATCTGGGACCCGGCTTGCTAGAATCTGCTTACGAAGCATGCTTGGCATACGAGCTTCGTCGGCGTGGATTACATGTTGAAGTGCAAGTCGGGCTGCCCGTCGTCTACGAAGACGTCAAGCTTGATGTTGGATATCGTGTCGATTTGCTGGTGAATGACCTTGTGATCGTGGAATTGAAATCGGTCGAGAAAATGATCTCGCTCTATGACGCTCAATTGTCGTACCTAAAGCTCAGCGAACGGAAGATCGGATTGCTCATCAATTTCAATGTCACTCGACTGAAAGATGGCATCAAACGTCTCGCGAATTGA